The Microbacterium foliorum genome has a window encoding:
- a CDS encoding dipeptidase, which produces MTSPAHPGDQNPSDSREPALLEAASTGLPAALSDLGRLVRIPGMAWPAFDQTQLERSAEAVAALATDTGVFDDVRILRADIPGTDEKGQPAVLATRAARNGKPRILLYAHHDVQPPGDDELWETPPFEPTVRDGRMYGRGAADDKAGIMAHIAAIRALAEVRGDDLDLGIAMFIEGEEEYGSRSFAQFLSDNKDALRADAIVVADSGNWDSVTPGLTVSLRGNARFTVRVRTLDHASHSGMFGGAVPDAMMTTVKMLSTLWNDDGSVAVEGMTERDAPTPEYGEETLRDEAGLLPGTTPIGGGTILSRIWNKPSVTVIGIDATSVSAASNTLLPEATVVISARVAPGQSADDAYAALEAHLRAHAPFGAELTFSDVDLGDGFLVDTSGWAVSLTRDAMRDGYGVAPIDLGVGGSIPFISDLVREFPAAQILVTGVEDPHSRAHSPNESLHLDTFRHAVATEALLLSRMNDTSI; this is translated from the coding sequence ATGACATCTCCTGCCCACCCCGGTGACCAGAATCCGTCCGACTCCCGCGAGCCCGCGCTGCTCGAGGCGGCATCGACGGGCCTGCCCGCGGCGCTGAGCGATCTCGGCCGTCTCGTCCGCATCCCGGGCATGGCCTGGCCCGCGTTCGACCAGACCCAGCTCGAGCGCAGTGCCGAGGCCGTCGCGGCCCTCGCCACCGACACCGGGGTGTTCGACGACGTCCGGATCCTCCGCGCGGACATCCCCGGCACGGACGAGAAGGGCCAGCCCGCCGTCCTCGCGACGCGCGCCGCCCGCAACGGCAAGCCCAGGATCCTCCTGTACGCGCACCACGATGTGCAGCCTCCCGGCGACGACGAGCTGTGGGAGACCCCGCCGTTCGAGCCCACGGTCAGGGACGGCCGCATGTACGGCCGAGGCGCCGCGGACGACAAGGCCGGGATCATGGCGCACATCGCTGCCATCCGCGCGCTCGCAGAGGTGCGGGGCGACGATCTCGATCTGGGCATCGCCATGTTCATCGAGGGCGAAGAGGAGTACGGATCGCGCTCGTTCGCGCAGTTCCTCTCCGACAACAAGGACGCATTGCGCGCCGACGCGATCGTGGTCGCGGACTCCGGCAACTGGGACTCTGTCACTCCCGGCCTGACCGTGTCGTTGCGGGGCAACGCGCGGTTCACCGTGCGCGTGCGCACCCTCGACCATGCGTCCCACTCCGGGATGTTCGGGGGAGCGGTTCCCGACGCGATGATGACGACCGTCAAGATGCTCTCCACGCTCTGGAACGACGACGGGTCGGTCGCGGTGGAGGGCATGACCGAGCGCGACGCGCCCACGCCCGAGTACGGCGAGGAGACGCTGCGCGACGAGGCCGGACTGCTGCCGGGCACGACGCCGATCGGCGGCGGGACGATCCTCAGCCGCATCTGGAACAAGCCGTCGGTCACGGTCATCGGGATCGACGCGACGAGCGTCTCAGCGGCGTCGAACACGCTGCTGCCCGAGGCGACCGTCGTCATCAGCGCCAGGGTGGCGCCGGGGCAGTCCGCGGACGATGCGTACGCGGCGCTCGAGGCGCACCTGCGCGCGCACGCCCCGTTCGGCGCGGAGCTGACGTTCTCCGACGTCGACCTCGGCGACGGCTTCCTCGTCGACACCAGCGGATGGGCGGTGTCGCTGACCCGCGACGCGATGCGCGACGGGTACGGCGTGGCCCCGATCGACCTCGGCGTGGGGGGATCCATCCCCTTCATCTCCGATCTCGTGCGCGAGTTCCCCGCAGCCCAGATCCTCGTGACCGGGGTCGAGGATCCGCATTCGAGGGCCCACAGCCCGAACGAATCGCTGCATCTCGACACCTTCCGCCACGCGGTGGCGACCGAGGCCCTGCTGCTCTCTCGGATGAACGACACCAGCATCTGA
- a CDS encoding DUF3043 domain-containing protein: protein MATTPVSPPTNDDAPETPAPGKGRATPSRAEQEAARRRPLVANTKEAKAAARAELNERRNRAQAGLAAGEEKFLPPRDKGPQRRWVRDYVDSGWHPAEFVMGVMVLVILISLLPANLAIGGFAVAGWAYLVMMAYLILAIGGMVLLGIRVKRKVAAKFGADRMERGLGWYAAMRSLQMRFMRLPKPQVKRGDRPA, encoded by the coding sequence GTGGCCACTACCCCTGTCTCCCCTCCGACGAACGACGACGCCCCGGAGACGCCGGCGCCGGGCAAGGGACGCGCGACTCCGTCCAGGGCGGAGCAGGAGGCGGCACGCCGCCGCCCGCTGGTGGCGAACACGAAAGAGGCGAAGGCCGCGGCTCGCGCCGAGCTCAACGAGCGCCGCAATCGCGCCCAGGCCGGTCTCGCGGCCGGCGAGGAGAAGTTCCTGCCGCCCCGCGACAAGGGCCCGCAGCGTCGATGGGTGCGGGACTACGTCGATTCCGGGTGGCACCCGGCGGAGTTCGTGATGGGCGTGATGGTGCTCGTCATCCTCATCTCGCTGCTGCCCGCGAACCTCGCCATCGGCGGTTTCGCCGTCGCCGGTTGGGCCTACCTGGTCATGATGGCCTACCTGATCCTCGCGATCGGCGGGATGGTGCTGCTCGGCATCCGCGTCAAGCGCAAGGTGGCCGCGAAGTTCGGCGCTGATCGGATGGAACGCGGACTCGGCTGGTATGCGGCCATGCGGTCCCTGCAGATGCGTTTCATGCGCCTGCCCAAGCCTCAGGTCAAGCGCGGCGACCGTCCCGCCTGA
- a CDS encoding quinone-dependent dihydroorotate dehydrogenase, producing the protein MYPLLFRAVLSRFDPEFAHHAGMAVIRVLGAAPFARAARAYTRPDPRLRVDALGLSFASPFGIAAGFDKNAVGVRGLAALGFGHVEVGTVTAIPQEGNPRPRLFRLIADRAVINRMGFNNEGADAVARRLARLRRGAPDTVIGVNIGKSRVVDVEDATADYVSSATKLAPLADYLAVNVSSPNTPGLRGLQAVETLAPLLRAVQKAAGETPLLVKIAPDLPDDEITAIAKLAVDEGLAGIIAHNTTISREGLVTDASTVEALGAGGLSGAPLKERSLQVLRLVRSAVPEDFCVIAVGGVETASDVQERLEAGATLVQGYTAFLYRGPFWGREINRGLAAR; encoded by the coding sequence ATGTATCCGCTGCTCTTCCGCGCTGTCCTGTCGCGCTTCGATCCCGAGTTCGCCCACCACGCCGGCATGGCGGTGATCCGCGTGCTCGGCGCAGCCCCGTTCGCCCGCGCCGCACGCGCGTACACCCGGCCCGATCCTCGCCTGCGGGTCGACGCGCTGGGACTGAGCTTCGCCTCGCCGTTCGGCATCGCGGCAGGCTTCGACAAGAACGCGGTCGGTGTGCGCGGACTCGCGGCCCTCGGATTCGGCCACGTGGAGGTCGGCACCGTCACGGCGATCCCGCAGGAGGGCAACCCGCGTCCGCGGCTCTTCCGCCTCATCGCCGACCGCGCGGTCATCAACCGCATGGGCTTCAACAACGAGGGCGCCGATGCCGTCGCGCGGCGCCTCGCGCGGCTGCGCCGGGGAGCGCCCGACACGGTCATCGGCGTCAACATCGGCAAGAGTCGGGTCGTCGACGTCGAGGATGCCACGGCCGACTACGTCTCGTCCGCCACGAAGCTCGCTCCGCTGGCGGACTACCTGGCCGTGAACGTCTCGTCGCCGAACACGCCGGGCCTTCGTGGTCTGCAGGCCGTCGAGACGCTCGCCCCGCTGCTGCGGGCCGTGCAGAAGGCCGCGGGAGAGACGCCGCTGCTGGTCAAGATCGCCCCCGACCTGCCCGACGACGAGATCACGGCGATCGCGAAGCTGGCCGTCGACGAGGGACTCGCCGGCATCATCGCTCACAACACCACCATCAGTCGCGAGGGGCTCGTGACCGATGCCTCGACGGTCGAGGCGCTGGGAGCCGGCGGCCTGTCCGGCGCACCGCTCAAGGAGCGTTCGCTGCAGGTGCTCCGTCTGGTGCGCTCCGCCGTGCCCGAGGACTTCTGCGTCATCGCCGTCGGGGGAGTGGAGACGGCCTCCGACGTCCAGGAGCGCCTCGAGGCCGGAGCCACGCTGGTTCAGGGCTACACGGCGTTCCTCTACCGCGGGCCTTTCTGGGGCCGCGAGATCAACCGCGGGCTCGCCGCCCGCTGA
- the nrdR gene encoding transcriptional regulator NrdR — MHCPFCRHPDSRVIDSRTSDDGLSIRRRRQCPECGGRFTTTETASLNVIKRSGVMEPFSREKVISGVRKACQGRPVTEADLAVLAQRVEEAVRQTGVSQLDTNEIGLAILGPLRDLDEVAYLRFASVYQAFDSLDDFESAITDLRADHADPELADR; from the coding sequence ATGCACTGCCCCTTCTGCCGTCATCCGGACTCCCGGGTCATCGACTCCCGTACCAGCGACGACGGTCTGTCGATCCGTCGGCGCCGCCAGTGTCCGGAGTGCGGTGGTCGGTTCACGACAACGGAGACCGCCAGCCTCAACGTCATCAAGCGTTCCGGCGTGATGGAGCCGTTCAGCCGCGAGAAGGTGATCTCCGGTGTGCGCAAGGCCTGCCAGGGGCGTCCGGTGACCGAGGCCGATCTCGCCGTGCTCGCCCAGCGCGTCGAGGAGGCGGTGCGGCAGACCGGCGTCTCGCAGCTCGATACCAACGAGATCGGACTGGCGATCCTCGGGCCGCTCCGCGATCTCGACGAGGTCGCGTACCTCCGGTTCGCGAGCGTCTACCAGGCCTTCGATTCACTCGACGACTTCGAGAGCGCCATCACCGACCTCCGGGCCGACCACGCGGATCCGGAGCTCGCCGACCGGTAA